AACAGGACGAACGCAATGGCCTGGCCGAGGATTGTTGCGTTAAGATTCACAGCACAATGCCTCTTTCATGAGTTAATTGAGTCGATGTCTTTAACCTGGCAAGCTTGCGCTCGCTTAGGCCACCGCAAACATCACGTACAGACCCAGACCTACCGCGATCATCGGGATAGCATCCACCAGACCCATAACGATAAAGAACTGTGTACGCAGCAGAGGGATCAGGTCAGGCTGGCGGGCAGCACCTTCCAAAAATTTACCACCCAGGATGCCGATACCGATTGCCGCACCGATTGCCGCCAGGCCCATCATTACAGCGGCAGCCATGTACAGCAGATCCATACTCAGGTTTTCCATGACAGTCTCCAGTTTGTTTCAGTTAAAACGTTGTAGTGTTGTGAAAAATTAATGCTCTTCAGATGCCATCGAAAGATAAACAACTGTCAGAACCATGAAGATAAACGCCTGCAATGTGATGATAAGGATGTGGAAGATGGCCCACGGCACATTCAGCACCCACTGAGACCACCACGGCAGCAGGCCGGCAATCAGGATAAAGATCAATTCACCCGCATACATGTTGCCAAACAGTCGTAACCCAAGAGAAACAGGTTTGGACAGCAGGCTCACCCCTTCAAGAATCAGGTTGATGGGAATAAACACCGGATGATTGAACGGCTGCATGGTCAGTTCTTTAACGAACCCTCCCACGCCTTTCATTTTGATGCTGTAGAACAGAATCAAAATGAATACGCCCAGCGCCATGGACAGCGTAACGTTGACGTCGGCAGACGGCACAACACGCAGGTAAGCGTGCGCCGGGTCATGGCCGAGTGCGCTGTAGATATGCGCCCACAGTTGAGGCAACAGATCGATCGGCAGCAAATCCATCATGTTCATCAGGAAAACCCAGACGAACACTGTCAGCGCCAGCGGGGCGATCAGTTTACTTTTACCGTGGAACATGTCGCGAACGCTGCCATCGACAAATCCCACGACCAGTTCAACTGCGGTTTGCAGTTTTCCCGGTACGCCACTGGTCGCCGTTTTGGCTACCTTACGGAAGATAACCAGAAAGAGCACGCCAAGAGCCACGGAGAAAAACATCGAGTCGACGTTAATCGACCAGAATCCCGTGCCCACCTGCAAATGGGTCAGGTGGTGACCGATATACTCTTGCGGAGTAGATGCAGACATGATGTCTCTTACCCTTTTGTTGTTAACTACGGTAACGGTTAATTACAGCCGGTGCCAGAATCTGCGTAACCAGCACCACTAAGTACGTCAGGCCTAGCGGAAAAAATGCTGCATGAAACACGCCTAACGCCACCACCAACAGCACGATGGTGAAGAACATTTTCAGCCCTTCCCCAACGGCAAACACCCAGGCAACCCGACCTTCCGGTGGCTTGTCCGCCTGATGTCGCACAGCGAACAGCATAAACATCATGCCAGGCAGACTGGCTGCCAGCCCCCCCGACAGCGCAGAAGCCCCGGCCCTGATGCCATCGACGCCAAACAGTACGCTGACAACAAGAATCACCGTCAACTGGCACAACAGCGATAAGCGGGCGATTTTTCCACTGTAGAGGGATACAGACAC
This sequence is a window from Dickeya aquatica. Protein-coding genes within it:
- the atpI gene encoding F0F1 ATP synthase subunit I, producing the protein MSVSLYSGKIARLSLLCQLTVILVVSVLFGVDGIRAGASALSGGLAASLPGMMFMLFAVRHQADKPPEGRVAWVFAVGEGLKMFFTIVLLVVALGVFHAAFFPLGLTYLVVLVTQILAPAVINRYRS
- the atpB gene encoding F0F1 ATP synthase subunit A — encoded protein: MSASTPQEYIGHHLTHLQVGTGFWSINVDSMFFSVALGVLFLVIFRKVAKTATSGVPGKLQTAVELVVGFVDGSVRDMFHGKSKLIAPLALTVFVWVFLMNMMDLLPIDLLPQLWAHIYSALGHDPAHAYLRVVPSADVNVTLSMALGVFILILFYSIKMKGVGGFVKELTMQPFNHPVFIPINLILEGVSLLSKPVSLGLRLFGNMYAGELIFILIAGLLPWWSQWVLNVPWAIFHILIITLQAFIFMVLTVVYLSMASEEH
- the atpE gene encoding F0F1 ATP synthase subunit C, which encodes MENLSMDLLYMAAAVMMGLAAIGAAIGIGILGGKFLEGAARQPDLIPLLRTQFFIVMGLVDAIPMIAVGLGLYVMFAVA